From a single Natronorubrum tibetense GA33 genomic region:
- a CDS encoding DHH family phosphoesterase, whose translation MTRAAELVSVLETTASLAIVCHDNPDPDCLASALALEAIANDHDVGEVTIAYGGDISHQQNRAFVNMLEITLQPIEETTVDEYDCIGFVDHSQPGVNTELPASVTPEIVVDHHPGEPVDAQFEDIRTRIGATATIFVEYLCDLEIELTARLASALLFALHRERLDFVREPTKREYEAALTVYPDADLETLEQLYGSAFSPGTIDAIGRAIATRERRGSSLVASVGKTPETDALPQAADYLLNLEGVDTVLVYGIVNGAIRMSARSIDPRIHIGETLQSGYAELGAVGGHHDMAGGRIELGLFADDAADAEALLEFAGGRLTRRFFDALNLDDDR comes from the coding sequence ATGACCCGTGCGGCGGAACTTGTCTCCGTCCTCGAGACGACGGCATCCCTGGCGATCGTCTGTCACGACAACCCGGATCCGGACTGTCTCGCCAGCGCGCTGGCTCTCGAGGCGATCGCGAACGATCACGATGTCGGTGAGGTGACGATCGCCTACGGCGGCGACATCTCCCACCAGCAGAACCGGGCGTTCGTCAACATGCTCGAGATCACGCTCCAGCCGATCGAAGAGACCACCGTCGACGAATACGACTGTATCGGCTTTGTCGACCACTCTCAGCCCGGCGTGAACACCGAACTGCCGGCGAGCGTAACGCCCGAAATCGTCGTCGACCACCACCCTGGAGAGCCGGTCGACGCGCAGTTCGAGGATATCCGCACCCGGATCGGCGCGACGGCGACCATCTTCGTCGAGTACCTCTGTGACCTCGAGATCGAACTGACGGCGCGGCTAGCATCCGCACTCCTCTTTGCCCTCCATCGCGAGCGGCTGGACTTCGTTCGCGAACCGACCAAACGGGAGTACGAGGCCGCGCTCACGGTCTACCCTGACGCGGACCTCGAGACGCTCGAACAACTCTACGGCAGCGCGTTCTCGCCGGGGACGATCGACGCGATCGGCCGAGCGATTGCGACCCGAGAGCGCCGTGGCTCCTCGCTGGTCGCCAGCGTTGGCAAGACACCCGAGACCGACGCGCTGCCCCAGGCCGCGGACTATCTCCTCAATCTCGAGGGCGTCGATACCGTCCTCGTCTATGGCATCGTCAACGGCGCAATTCGGATGAGCGCCCGCTCGATTGATCCGCGGATCCACATCGGTGAGACGCTTCAGAGCGGATACGCCGAACTAGGGGCTGTCGGGGGTCACCACGACATGGCCGGCGGCCGGATCGAACTCGGTCTCTTCGCCGACGACGCGGCGGACGCCGAGGCGTTGCTCGAGTTCGCCGGCGGCCGTCTCACGCGCCGCTTCTTCGACGCACTGAATCTCGACGACGACCGGTGA
- a CDS encoding type 1 glutamine amidotransferase domain-containing protein gives MSAALFVVSEEGYWGEECVEPLETLSDAGLEITVATPSGNPPEIDERSIDPEEVGEETAERVREVHESDERLNDPIPTARADAEAYDAVVFPGGHGTEWDVNQDSDARRLLRDIVEDESGGKALVVCHAVGILAFARDSHGAFLVNGRDVTGFPNEWEEGIVDENDCMPNGRKLPYWVEDEVKAAGGNWDAELEEDTSVTVDGDLVTARGPGSSHAAGETLLEKLDR, from the coding sequence ATGAGCGCTGCACTGTTCGTCGTCAGCGAGGAAGGCTACTGGGGAGAGGAGTGTGTCGAACCGCTCGAGACGCTCTCGGATGCGGGTCTCGAGATCACGGTCGCGACGCCCTCGGGGAACCCGCCGGAGATCGACGAGCGGTCGATCGATCCCGAGGAGGTCGGCGAGGAGACCGCCGAACGTGTCCGGGAGGTCCACGAGTCCGACGAGCGACTCAACGATCCGATCCCGACCGCCCGGGCCGACGCGGAAGCCTACGACGCCGTCGTCTTCCCCGGCGGCCACGGGACGGAGTGGGACGTCAATCAGGACAGCGACGCTCGCCGACTCCTGCGCGACATCGTCGAGGACGAATCGGGCGGAAAGGCGCTCGTGGTCTGTCACGCCGTCGGAATCCTCGCCTTCGCCCGCGACAGCCACGGGGCGTTTCTCGTCAACGGCCGCGACGTGACCGGCTTCCCCAACGAGTGGGAGGAGGGCATCGTCGACGAGAACGACTGCATGCCGAACGGTCGAAAACTGCCCTACTGGGTCGAAGACGAGGTGAAAGCCGCCGGCGGCAACTGGGACGCGGAACTCGAGGAAGACACGAGCGTCACCGTCGACGGCGATCTCGTCACCGCCCGTGGTCCCGGCTCCTCGCACGCGGCGGGTGAGACGCTGCTCGAGAAACTCGACAGATAA
- a CDS encoding Hsp20/alpha crystallin family protein, whose translation MSNRPSLLDGLGNLFERLSRHVGTTAQSWESEFDNRSQLDLSLGESATRLDLTDHGDTFVVTVDVPGFGGDDLESRLRGNTLEISGERESAFEADTVADTTDAVTEATDDVADANDGSESAGTYIRHERNTQSFSRQIQLPDPVDADAVTASLNNGVLTIWLPKHESSGETHTIDLE comes from the coding sequence ATGTCAAATCGGCCCAGTCTCCTCGACGGTCTCGGAAACCTGTTCGAACGACTGAGCAGACACGTCGGGACGACCGCGCAGTCGTGGGAGTCGGAGTTCGACAACCGAAGCCAGCTCGATCTCTCGCTTGGCGAGTCTGCGACCCGGCTGGACCTCACCGATCACGGCGACACGTTCGTGGTCACCGTCGATGTCCCAGGGTTCGGCGGTGACGACCTCGAGAGCAGGCTCCGGGGCAACACGCTGGAGATCAGCGGCGAACGCGAAAGCGCGTTCGAAGCGGACACTGTAGCCGACACGACCGATGCCGTAACCGAAGCGACCGACGACGTGGCCGATGCAAACGACGGTTCCGAATCGGCTGGAACCTACATCCGCCACGAGCGCAATACGCAGTCGTTCAGCCGACAGATACAGCTTCCCGATCCGGTCGATGCGGACGCGGTAACGGCGTCGCTCAACAACGGCGTCCTGACGATCTGGCTGCCCAAACACGAGTCTTCGGGCGAGACGCACACGATCGATCTCGAGTGA